Genomic window (Sphingosinicella microcystinivorans):
TCGAAATGCGAGACGGGTCCGAGGATGACGCCGTCCATCTCCGGTATCCGCTCCAGAACCGCATCTGGCAATGTGGTGCCGGATGCAGCGAGGCTGGCAAAGCCGATGGCACGTTCCTCGATCGTGAGCGCAGTGCCGCATGTCTCTACCAACACCTCCAGAACCCGGCGCGTGGCAGCCGCGATTTCGGGGCCGATGCCGTCGCCGGGGAGCAGGAGCAGGTTCATGGCACTATCCGTTACACTCGACATGCACCGGCCGGTGTCGCCAGCAGGAAGACACCGGCCGGAAAGTAACCGCGCTATACGCGATCAGAACAGGTTGGCGGTCAGCGAGAACTTCACCATCGAAGGCGGGCCGAAGGCGATGAAGTTGCTGCTCGTCGAAGCGAAATACTTCTTGCCGGTGATGTTCTGCGCGTTGATGCGCGCGGTCATCCCCACGCCCCCGATCTCGAAGCTGTAGGAGCCGCCGAGATCGTAGACCGTATAGCTCGGAACGAACAGCGAGTTCTGCGGATTGATCGCGCGCGCGCCGGTGTAATAGGCGCCCGCGCTGATCGCGAGGCCCTCGACGAGCTGCGTCAGGCGATATTCGCCGGAGACCGACCACTGCGTCTTCGCCGTGTTCTCGATCCGGTTGCCGATCAGGGCGGCAACGGCCGTTTCTCCCTGCTTGGCACGCAGGGAAAGCCCGGACGCATAGATCGAAAGATCGGGCGTGATCTCGCCGGTGAGGCTGAACTCGAAACCCCGGTAGGTGGCTTCGCCGTCCTTCACGAAGACGTTCGCGGCATTGGTGTAGGTCAGCTCGCGCGTGATGTCGAAATAGGCGGCCGTGAACAGAAGGCCTTTCTTGGGTTCGACCTTGATACCGCCTTCATACTGCTTGGAATTGCTGGCCGGAAGGATTTCTCCGGAATTGACTGCGCTGAACGGCGCAGCCGGAGTCGATTCGAGACCCTCGATGTAGGTCGCGTAGGCGCTCGCCCATGCCACCGGCTTGAAGACGAGGCCACCCGAAAGCGCGACCGGCTTGTCCGAGTACGTCTCGCGCGGATCGATGACGCCCGGCGTGCCCGGATTGTCTCTCTGCGTTTCCTTGTAGATGGACTTGCGGACACCGAGAAGGATGCTGAACATGTCGTCGTTCGGCCCCGCGAACCGCATCCGGTCGAATGCATAGAAGCCGGTGTCCTTGATCGACGCATCGCGCGTGGGATCATAAGGTGTCGTACCAGCGAAACGGATGTCGGCGAGATCGACAGGATCGTAGAGGTTCTGGACGCAAGTGCTGGGAAGGCCGAGCAAGACGCAGTTGGCGTTGGTAGCGGCGGCGGGACCGACCCTTGGGACCGGCGTCGGAGAATACTGACGGCGAATGTTCTTGGACGCGCCGATCAGCAGTTCGTGGATGACAGGGCCCGTGGCGAACGTGCCGGCGAGCTCGATACGGCCGTTCTTGTTCCGGTAGAGCTGGCCGTCCGCCGCGTTCATCGTCAGGGTGCCGTTCCCCGTCACGGGATTGAAGTTGGCGAGCGTGCTGAAGCGGCGGTCGCGATCCACGTAGGAGATGCCGCCCTCGGCGGTCAGGTTCCACGCCGGCGTGATCGTCCAGGAAATCCGGCCGAGCACGTTCGTCGCGTCGGCGT
Coding sequences:
- a CDS encoding TonB-dependent siderophore receptor, with the translated sequence MATKWKWIAGIGVSGIAMAAAGQATAQQAESDTQAGLALEEIVVTADRPDSYSADFVQAGSFRGARQIDTPLTVSVIPEQVLKSQQAQNILDALRNSPGVTSSQTSPTVVANLSIRGIPVENRGNYRLNGSLPIVNLIDLPIENKVRVEALKGASALYYGFTTPSGIINLTTKRPTLDPLLNVAVNANEYGQVQGHVDASGTFGIFGVRGNFVYGNLDPGIDNVSGYRSFQSGAFQLDPADNIRINLDVEHIRKVMTEPTVVQGPTAAASLLTVLPQLPRASNNPGTRGFRNYADATNVLGRISWTITPAWNLTAEGGISYVDRDRRFSTLANFNPVTGNGTLTMNAADGQLYRNKNGRIELAGTFATGPVIHELLIGASKNIRRQYSPTPVPRVGPAAATNANCVLLGLPSTCVQNLYDPVDLADIRFAGTTPYDPTRDASIKDTGFYAFDRMRFAGPNDDMFSILLGVRKSIYKETQRDNPGTPGVIDPRETYSDKPVALSGGLVFKPVAWASAYATYIEGLESTPAAPFSAVNSGEILPASNSKQYEGGIKVEPKKGLLFTAAYFDITRELTYTNAANVFVKDGEATYRGFEFSLTGEITPDLSIYASGLSLRAKQGETAVAALIGNRIENTAKTQWSVSGEYRLTQLVEGLAISAGAYYTGARAINPQNSLFVPSYTVYDLGGSYSFEIGGVGMTARINAQNITGKKYFASTSSNFIAFGPPSMVKFSLTANLF